A region of Maniola jurtina chromosome 7, ilManJurt1.1, whole genome shotgun sequence DNA encodes the following proteins:
- the LOC123866806 gene encoding probable tRNA N6-adenosine threonylcarbamoyltransferase, mitochondrial: MLFSWLRHYALSRSYAQTCRLLNSYQQTSKNYANILGIETSCDDTGCAIINENGEVLAETLHSQNLIHLRNGGIIPDVAQDLHRKYIEPTVHETLEAAQLHWLDISAIAVTLEPGLPLSLAIGMKYAKHLSRQYKKPLIPIHHMEAHALVARMQNEISFPFLTLLISGGHCLLAVVQDVNKFQLLGESIDCAPGEVFDKVARRMKLRNIPEYSQLCGGRAVELAASKATNPHLFQLPLPLGDYKDCNFSFNGLKTSVMYQLYRKEKEHSIEADKLIPEANDLCAALLMTTSRHLVHRTQRAMEFCHRNKLIPGDKKQLVVSGGVACNNYIYNTLTELCYEFEYQIYRPQPKLCTDNGIMIAWNGLEKWQRNIDIVTNVNSLDIKSVSPLGESLISRVKEARLPTKLLKIKVKL, translated from the coding sequence ATGCTATTTTCGTGGTTAAGACATTACGCGTTATCAAGAAGTTATGCACAAACTTGTCGTCTTCTCAATTCTTATCAGCAAACCTCTAAAAATTACGCTAACATTCTTGGAATAGAAACATCCTGCGACGATACGGGATGTGCCATTATCAATGAAAATGGTGAAGTATTAGCAGAAACTTTGCATTCGCAGAATTTGATACATTTGCGTAATGGAGGCATTATTCCAGACGTTGCTCAAGACTTGCATAGAAAGTATATCGAACCTACTGTACATGAAACACTAGAGGCGGCTCAATTACACTGGTTAGATATTTCAGCTATAGCAGTTACGTTAGAACCAGGTCTTCCCCTGAGTCTTGCCATAGGGATGAAGTATGCAAAGCACTTGTCAAGGCAATATAAAAAACCTCTTATACCCATTCACCACATGGAAGCACACGCTTTAGTTGCCAGAATGCAAAATGAAATATCCTTCCCATTTCTAACCCTTCTCATATCAGGAGGACATTGTTTACTAGCTGTAGTGCAAGATGTTAATAAATTTCAACTTCTCGGTGAAAGCATTGATTGTGCACCAGGAGAAGTATTTGACAAAGTAGCAAGAAGAATGAAGTTGCGCAATATACCAGAGTATTCACAACTCTGTGGAGGAAGAGCTGTGGAACTGGCTGCTTCAAAAGCAACTAATCCTCACTTATTTCAATTGCCACTCCCTTTAGGTGATTACAAAGattgtaattttagttttaatggcCTGAAAACATCTGTGATGTATCAACTTTATAGAAAGGAAAAGGAACACTCAATCGAAGCTGACAAGTTAATACCAGAAGCTAATGACTTATGTGCTGCATTATTGATGACTACATCTAGGCACTTAGTGCATCGGACGCAAAGGGCTATGGAGTTTTGCCATAGAAACAAATTAATACCTGGTGATAAAAAACAACTAGTTGTCTCCGGTGGTGTGGCATGCAACAACTACATTTATAATACATTAACAGAGCTATGTTATGAGTTTGAATATCAAATTTATAGACCTCAACCAAAATTATGTACAGACAATGGTATCATGATAGCATGGAATGGTTTAGAGAAATGGCAAAGAAACATAGATATTGTTACAAATGTGAATAGCTTAGATATAAAATCTGTTAGCCCTTTAGGTGAAAGTCTAATATCTAGAGTTAAAGAAGCTAGATTACCAACaaaattactaaaaataaaagttaaattatga
- the LOC123867140 gene encoding uncharacterized protein LOC123867140 produces MEILERIYHNLRSQFNTLPATVNKTVDTVNKSINQVKIPPLTRDNVLYYYLPIQGLVSYTTLSVGVMNPHLMIRLFPHRDITDVLFLSAGGGAGLWLWARPHLAAAAPARRFSWAFLGGCLWPLGSIFLWAILRSSIGQRPVLGTILGVSTGVMLTNIALDYFNYVEMMFCGEVRLPDDAYSPNSDDEKYDIDI; encoded by the exons atggaaattttagaAAGAATTTACCATAACTTAAGAAGTCAATTTAACACATTACCGGCAACCGTCAATAAAACAGTGGATACAGTTAATAAATCCATAAACCAAGTGAAAATACCACCATTAACAAGAGATAATGTGCTGTATTACTATTTGCCTATACAAGGGCTTGTAAGTTACACAACTTTGTCGGTGGGTGTGATGAACCCCCATTTGATGATCAG ACTATTTCCTCATCGGGACATAACAGACGTGTTATTTCTCTCAGCTGGAGGTGGTGCTGGCTTGTGGTTGTGGGCAAGACCACACCTAGCGGCTGCAGCTCCTGCAAGACGATTTTCATGGGCGTTCCTAGGAGGCTGCCTATGGCCCCTTGGTTCTATATTTCTTTGGGCAATATTAAGAAGCTCAATTGGTCAAAGACCTGTTCTAGGTACAATCCTTGGTGTTTCCACTGGTGTAATGCTTACAAATATTGCTTTAGATTATTTTAACTATGTTGAAATGATGTTCTGTGGAGAAGTCCGCTTACCGGATGACGCATACAGCCCAAACAGTGATGATGAGAAGTATGATATTGATATATAA
- the LOC123866591 gene encoding cytochrome P450 302a1, mitochondrial isoform X3: MRISFYYDHICNPSSVQSRSGNITNLHSTRLVYLTDMLQMLKKAFSLKKAVFFSKCRLSSSVKENGSLENKTSNPSVLNFENIPGPKSYPAVGTLYKYWPCIGEYNIEAIDKAAWLNWRKYGGLVREEPGVKLLHLFEPDLIESVFRQKERYPARRSHVAMQYYRVGKPHVYNNGGLLSTNGPDWWRIRSAFQKKFSSPQNAKQYVQEVDNIVKRFIEWIQHDRISHHEDFLRRLNQLFLEVIGKIAFNEDFQSFSPQEQDPKSRSSKVIAAAFGSNSGIMKLDNGIMWRFFKTPLYRKLVKSQEYLEKICMDILLNRINFYEKENDDAEKSLLDAFIRLPNIDMKDLIGVMVDILMAAIDTTSYSTSFALYHMAQNQECQNLFFEEVSKLLPTEETEVTADLLSKAVYVRSCLKESLRLNPVSIGTVIVAQNMVASRLPQYFKDPLRFKPERWIRDSENFENIHPFLSLPFGFGPRSCIARRLAEQNMCITLIRLIRKYKITWMGGELGVKTLLINKPDQPISLSFTPRFL, from the exons aTGCGCATCTCATTTTACTATGACCATATTTGTAATCCGAGCTCAGTCCAGAGCCGTAGTGGGAACATTACGAATCTACATTCTACTCGTCTTGTTTACCTTACAGATATGCTTCAAATGCTTAAGAAAGCATTCTCCTTAAAAAAAGCAGTGTTTTTTTCGAAATGTAGGCTAAGTTCTTCCGTAAAAGAAAATGGTAGTTTGGAAAATAAAACCAGTAATCCAAGTGTCTTAAATTTTGAGAATATTCCGGGCCCTAAAAGTTATCCTGCAGTTGGGACATTGTACAAATATTGGCCGTGCATTG GTGAATACAATATAGAGGCAATAGATAAAGCTGCATGGCTCAACTGGCGGAAGTACGGCGGTCTTGTCAGAGAGGAGCCTGGTGTGAAATTGCTTCACCTCTTTGAGCCAGATTTGATTGAAAGCGTGTTTCGCCAGAAAGAACGGTACCCAGCAAGGAGGAGTCATGTCGCCATGCAATATTATCGTGTTGGCAAACCACATGTTTATAACAATGGTGGTCTTCTTTCAAC AAATGGTCCTGATTGGTGGAGGATAAGAAgtgcttttcaaaaaaaattctcTAGCCCACAAAACGCTAAACAATACGTTCAAGAAGTTGACAATATTGTTAAAAGATTCATTGAATGGATCCAGCATGATAGAATATCTCATCATGAAGATTTTTTACGACGTTTGAATCAATTGTTTCTGGAAG TCATAGGAAAAATTGCTTTCAACGAAGATTTTCAAAGTTTTTCACCACAAGAGCAGGATCCAAAATCTCGGAGTAGTAAAGTTATTGCTGCCGCTTTCGGTTCCAACAGTGGCATTATGAAACTCGATAACGGGATCATGTGGAGGTTCTTTAAAACGCCTCTGTACAGAAAACTTGTCAAATCTCAGGAATATTTAGAAAA AATATGCATGGATATACTACTAAACAGAATAAATTTTTACGAGAAAGAAAATGATGATGCTGAAAAATCATTGCTGGATGCATTTATTAGGTTGCCTAATATAGATATGAAAGATTTAATTGGTGTCATGGTGGATATTTTAATGGCAGCAATAGacacg accTCTTATTCTACGAGTTTTGCTTTATACCATATGGCACAAAACCAAGAATGCCAAAACTTATTTTTCGAAGAAGTGTCAAAGCTTCTCCCTACAGAAGAGACTGAAGTGACTGCTGATCTTTTATCGAAAGCGGTGTATGTTAGAAGCTGCCTTAAAGAAAGTCTACGTCTGAATCCCGTCTCTATAGGG ACGGTGATAGTGGCTCAAAACATGGTGGCGTCTCGATTGCCACAATATTTTAAGGATCCATTACGCTTCAAGCCTGAGAGATGGATTCGTGATtcagaaaattttgaaaacattcATCCATTTTTAAGCTTGCCTTTTGGATTTGGCCCCCGTTCGTGCATAGCGAGACGTTTGGCTGAACAAAATATGTGCATCACTTTAATACGG TTGAttcgaaaatataaaattacatgGATGGGAGGTGAACTCGGTGTAAAGACTCTGTTAATTAACAAACCTGATCAACCGATTTCCTTATCTTTTACtcctagatttttataa
- the LOC123866591 gene encoding cytochrome P450 302a1, mitochondrial isoform X4, translating into MRISFYYDHICNPSSVQSRSGNITNLHSTRLVYLTDMLQMLKKAFSLKKAVFFSKCRLSSSVKENGSLENKTSNPSVLNFENIPGPKSYPAVGTLYKYWPCIGEYNIEAIDKAAWLNWRKYGGLVREEPGVKLLHLFEPDLIESVFRQKERYPARRSHVAMQYYRVGKPHVYNNGGLLSTNGPDWWRIRSAFQKKFSSPQNAKQYVQEVDNIVKRFIEWIQHDRISHHEDFLRRLNQLFLEVIGKIAFNEDFQSFSPQEQDPKSRSSKVIAAAFGSNSGIMKLDNGIMWRFFKTPLYRKLVKSQEYLEKICMDILLNRINFYEKENDDAEKSLLDAFIRLPNIDMKDLIGVMVDILMAAIDTTSYSTSFALYHMAQNQECQNLFFEEVSKLLPTEETEVTADLLSKAVYVRSCLKESLRLNPVSIGVGRVLQNEMVLKGFMIPKGLIRKYKITWMGGELGVKTLLINKPDQPISLSFTPRFL; encoded by the exons aTGCGCATCTCATTTTACTATGACCATATTTGTAATCCGAGCTCAGTCCAGAGCCGTAGTGGGAACATTACGAATCTACATTCTACTCGTCTTGTTTACCTTACAGATATGCTTCAAATGCTTAAGAAAGCATTCTCCTTAAAAAAAGCAGTGTTTTTTTCGAAATGTAGGCTAAGTTCTTCCGTAAAAGAAAATGGTAGTTTGGAAAATAAAACCAGTAATCCAAGTGTCTTAAATTTTGAGAATATTCCGGGCCCTAAAAGTTATCCTGCAGTTGGGACATTGTACAAATATTGGCCGTGCATTG GTGAATACAATATAGAGGCAATAGATAAAGCTGCATGGCTCAACTGGCGGAAGTACGGCGGTCTTGTCAGAGAGGAGCCTGGTGTGAAATTGCTTCACCTCTTTGAGCCAGATTTGATTGAAAGCGTGTTTCGCCAGAAAGAACGGTACCCAGCAAGGAGGAGTCATGTCGCCATGCAATATTATCGTGTTGGCAAACCACATGTTTATAACAATGGTGGTCTTCTTTCAAC AAATGGTCCTGATTGGTGGAGGATAAGAAgtgcttttcaaaaaaaattctcTAGCCCACAAAACGCTAAACAATACGTTCAAGAAGTTGACAATATTGTTAAAAGATTCATTGAATGGATCCAGCATGATAGAATATCTCATCATGAAGATTTTTTACGACGTTTGAATCAATTGTTTCTGGAAG TCATAGGAAAAATTGCTTTCAACGAAGATTTTCAAAGTTTTTCACCACAAGAGCAGGATCCAAAATCTCGGAGTAGTAAAGTTATTGCTGCCGCTTTCGGTTCCAACAGTGGCATTATGAAACTCGATAACGGGATCATGTGGAGGTTCTTTAAAACGCCTCTGTACAGAAAACTTGTCAAATCTCAGGAATATTTAGAAAA AATATGCATGGATATACTACTAAACAGAATAAATTTTTACGAGAAAGAAAATGATGATGCTGAAAAATCATTGCTGGATGCATTTATTAGGTTGCCTAATATAGATATGAAAGATTTAATTGGTGTCATGGTGGATATTTTAATGGCAGCAATAGacacg accTCTTATTCTACGAGTTTTGCTTTATACCATATGGCACAAAACCAAGAATGCCAAAACTTATTTTTCGAAGAAGTGTCAAAGCTTCTCCCTACAGAAGAGACTGAAGTGACTGCTGATCTTTTATCGAAAGCGGTGTATGTTAGAAGCTGCCTTAAAGAAAGTCTACGTCTGAATCCCGTCTCTATAGGGGTAGGGAGAGTTTTACAGAATGAAATGGTATTGAAGGGATTTATGATACCTAAGGGG TTGAttcgaaaatataaaattacatgGATGGGAGGTGAACTCGGTGTAAAGACTCTGTTAATTAACAAACCTGATCAACCGATTTCCTTATCTTTTACtcctagatttttataa
- the LOC123866741 gene encoding titin-like, which produces MKTKIFVVLAITTFTQSSSSPDAVDDFNRISSSLSQKSSEIKITEEKRTNKDSEASAFSSQFAHQGHNLFFQPQILIGPGINTPFLSRKIEDKNERKEEVDILNNKIESKNNKKFSKNVTNVLLDIPEPPVLPPLIMPALPTAVIVQESVVIPPHKEPAPIKEIIIEQDTMVIPEPSAFIPLEPPSVPVEVLLPKPLPHVPTCLIDSIKYGITVPCPPTIAVSPPIIEKVMLEETSIVPERSPILKLRLPKIPLGIVYNKPVKTIMPYPEGFISTTRFLPSLKVSKIPLEKYYHQKLLIPRRPLSEVAVEKIRRKKVRVMEKVEEFPSFSAFCAHNIALERVLPNIVVGEETIHVEPLPRILEIPIRSVY; this is translated from the exons ATG aaaacaaaaatatttgtggTTTTGGCAATCACAACTTTTACACAATCCAGTTCATCACCCGATGCAGTAGATGACTTCAATAGAATATCATCGAGTTTGTCTCAAAAGAGTTCTGAAATAAAGATCACTGAAGAGAAACGAACGAACAAAGATTCAGAGGCATCGGCGTTTTCGTCACAATTCGCACATCAAGGACATAACCTTTTTTTTCAGCCACAGATCTTAATAGGACCTGGTATTAATACTCCGTTTCTTTCGCGTAAAATAGAAGATAAAAATGAACGTAAGGAAGAAGTtgacatacttaataataaaattgaatcaaagaacaataaaaaattcagCAAAAATGTGACAAACGTACTGCTAGACATCCCTGAACCGCCTGTTTTGCCACCACTAATAATGCCAGCCCTTCCGACAGCAGTCATTGTTCAAGAATCAGTCGTTATTCCGCCACACAAAGAACCAGCACCTATCAAAGAAATTATAATTGAACAAGATACTATGGTGATACCTGAACCATCAGCATTTATACCTCTGGAGCCACCAAGCGTTCCCGTAGAAGTCCTATTGCCGAAGCCACTTCCTCATGTACCAACTTGTTTGATTGATAGTATAAAGTACGGTATAACTGTTCCATGTCCACCTACTATAGCAGTCTCGCCGCCAATCATTGAAAAAGTAATGCTAGAAGAAACTTCAATAGTCCCTGAACGTTCTCCAATATTGAAGTTACGTCTGCCAAAAATACCGCTTGGAATAGTATACAATAAACCCGTTAAAACGATAATGCCATATCCAGAAGGTTTTATTAGTACGACTCGATTTCTGCCTTCGCTTAAAGTATCGAAAATCCCATTAGAAAAGTATTATCACCAAAAGCTACTGATCCCTAGGAGACCTTTATCAGAGGTAGCTGTTGAAAAAATACGTAGAAAAAAGGTTAGAGTAATGGAGAAAGTGGAAGAGTTTCCTTCCTTTTCAGCATTTTGTGCTCATAACATTGCCTTAGAACGCGTATTACCAAATATTGTAGTAGGCGAAGAAACTATTCATGTAGAACCTCTGCCGCGTATACTGGAAATTCCAATAAGATCAGTTTATTAA
- the LOC123866591 gene encoding cytochrome P450 302a1, mitochondrial isoform X1: MRISFYYDHICNPSSVQSRSGNITNLHSTRLVYLTDMLQMLKKAFSLKKAVFFSKCRLSSSVKENGSLENKTSNPSVLNFENIPGPKSYPAVGTLYKYWPCIGEYNIEAIDKAAWLNWRKYGGLVREEPGVKLLHLFEPDLIESVFRQKERYPARRSHVAMQYYRVGKPHVYNNGGLLSTNGPDWWRIRSAFQKKFSSPQNAKQYVQEVDNIVKRFIEWIQHDRISHHEDFLRRLNQLFLEVIGKIAFNEDFQSFSPQEQDPKSRSSKVIAAAFGSNSGIMKLDNGIMWRFFKTPLYRKLVKSQEYLEKICMDILLNRINFYEKENDDAEKSLLDAFIRLPNIDMKDLIGVMVDILMAAIDTTSYSTSFALYHMAQNQECQNLFFEEVSKLLPTEETEVTADLLSKAVYVRSCLKESLRLNPVSIGVGRVLQNEMVLKGFMIPKGTVIVAQNMVASRLPQYFKDPLRFKPERWIRDSENFENIHPFLSLPFGFGPRSCIARRLAEQNMCITLIRLIRKYKITWMGGELGVKTLLINKPDQPISLSFTPRFL, translated from the exons aTGCGCATCTCATTTTACTATGACCATATTTGTAATCCGAGCTCAGTCCAGAGCCGTAGTGGGAACATTACGAATCTACATTCTACTCGTCTTGTTTACCTTACAGATATGCTTCAAATGCTTAAGAAAGCATTCTCCTTAAAAAAAGCAGTGTTTTTTTCGAAATGTAGGCTAAGTTCTTCCGTAAAAGAAAATGGTAGTTTGGAAAATAAAACCAGTAATCCAAGTGTCTTAAATTTTGAGAATATTCCGGGCCCTAAAAGTTATCCTGCAGTTGGGACATTGTACAAATATTGGCCGTGCATTG GTGAATACAATATAGAGGCAATAGATAAAGCTGCATGGCTCAACTGGCGGAAGTACGGCGGTCTTGTCAGAGAGGAGCCTGGTGTGAAATTGCTTCACCTCTTTGAGCCAGATTTGATTGAAAGCGTGTTTCGCCAGAAAGAACGGTACCCAGCAAGGAGGAGTCATGTCGCCATGCAATATTATCGTGTTGGCAAACCACATGTTTATAACAATGGTGGTCTTCTTTCAAC AAATGGTCCTGATTGGTGGAGGATAAGAAgtgcttttcaaaaaaaattctcTAGCCCACAAAACGCTAAACAATACGTTCAAGAAGTTGACAATATTGTTAAAAGATTCATTGAATGGATCCAGCATGATAGAATATCTCATCATGAAGATTTTTTACGACGTTTGAATCAATTGTTTCTGGAAG TCATAGGAAAAATTGCTTTCAACGAAGATTTTCAAAGTTTTTCACCACAAGAGCAGGATCCAAAATCTCGGAGTAGTAAAGTTATTGCTGCCGCTTTCGGTTCCAACAGTGGCATTATGAAACTCGATAACGGGATCATGTGGAGGTTCTTTAAAACGCCTCTGTACAGAAAACTTGTCAAATCTCAGGAATATTTAGAAAA AATATGCATGGATATACTACTAAACAGAATAAATTTTTACGAGAAAGAAAATGATGATGCTGAAAAATCATTGCTGGATGCATTTATTAGGTTGCCTAATATAGATATGAAAGATTTAATTGGTGTCATGGTGGATATTTTAATGGCAGCAATAGacacg accTCTTATTCTACGAGTTTTGCTTTATACCATATGGCACAAAACCAAGAATGCCAAAACTTATTTTTCGAAGAAGTGTCAAAGCTTCTCCCTACAGAAGAGACTGAAGTGACTGCTGATCTTTTATCGAAAGCGGTGTATGTTAGAAGCTGCCTTAAAGAAAGTCTACGTCTGAATCCCGTCTCTATAGGGGTAGGGAGAGTTTTACAGAATGAAATGGTATTGAAGGGATTTATGATACCTAAGGGG ACGGTGATAGTGGCTCAAAACATGGTGGCGTCTCGATTGCCACAATATTTTAAGGATCCATTACGCTTCAAGCCTGAGAGATGGATTCGTGATtcagaaaattttgaaaacattcATCCATTTTTAAGCTTGCCTTTTGGATTTGGCCCCCGTTCGTGCATAGCGAGACGTTTGGCTGAACAAAATATGTGCATCACTTTAATACGG TTGAttcgaaaatataaaattacatgGATGGGAGGTGAACTCGGTGTAAAGACTCTGTTAATTAACAAACCTGATCAACCGATTTCCTTATCTTTTACtcctagatttttataa
- the LOC123866591 gene encoding cytochrome P450 302a1, mitochondrial isoform X2 translates to MRISFYYDHICNPSSVQSRSGNITNLHSTRLVYLTDMLQMLKKAFSLKKAVFFSKCRLSSSVKENGSLENKTSNPSVLNFENIPGPKSYPAVGTLYKYWPCIGEYNIEAIDKAAWLNWRKYGGLVREEPGVKLLHLFEPDLIESVFRQKERYPARRSHVAMQYYRVGKPHVYNNGGLLSTNGPDWWRIRSAFQKKFSSPQNAKQYVQEVDNIVKRFIEWIQHVIGKIAFNEDFQSFSPQEQDPKSRSSKVIAAAFGSNSGIMKLDNGIMWRFFKTPLYRKLVKSQEYLEKICMDILLNRINFYEKENDDAEKSLLDAFIRLPNIDMKDLIGVMVDILMAAIDTTSYSTSFALYHMAQNQECQNLFFEEVSKLLPTEETEVTADLLSKAVYVRSCLKESLRLNPVSIGVGRVLQNEMVLKGFMIPKGTVIVAQNMVASRLPQYFKDPLRFKPERWIRDSENFENIHPFLSLPFGFGPRSCIARRLAEQNMCITLIRLIRKYKITWMGGELGVKTLLINKPDQPISLSFTPRFL, encoded by the exons aTGCGCATCTCATTTTACTATGACCATATTTGTAATCCGAGCTCAGTCCAGAGCCGTAGTGGGAACATTACGAATCTACATTCTACTCGTCTTGTTTACCTTACAGATATGCTTCAAATGCTTAAGAAAGCATTCTCCTTAAAAAAAGCAGTGTTTTTTTCGAAATGTAGGCTAAGTTCTTCCGTAAAAGAAAATGGTAGTTTGGAAAATAAAACCAGTAATCCAAGTGTCTTAAATTTTGAGAATATTCCGGGCCCTAAAAGTTATCCTGCAGTTGGGACATTGTACAAATATTGGCCGTGCATTG GTGAATACAATATAGAGGCAATAGATAAAGCTGCATGGCTCAACTGGCGGAAGTACGGCGGTCTTGTCAGAGAGGAGCCTGGTGTGAAATTGCTTCACCTCTTTGAGCCAGATTTGATTGAAAGCGTGTTTCGCCAGAAAGAACGGTACCCAGCAAGGAGGAGTCATGTCGCCATGCAATATTATCGTGTTGGCAAACCACATGTTTATAACAATGGTGGTCTTCTTTCAAC AAATGGTCCTGATTGGTGGAGGATAAGAAgtgcttttcaaaaaaaattctcTAGCCCACAAAACGCTAAACAATACGTTCAAGAAGTTGACAATATTGTTAAAAGATTCATTGAATGGATCCAGCATG TCATAGGAAAAATTGCTTTCAACGAAGATTTTCAAAGTTTTTCACCACAAGAGCAGGATCCAAAATCTCGGAGTAGTAAAGTTATTGCTGCCGCTTTCGGTTCCAACAGTGGCATTATGAAACTCGATAACGGGATCATGTGGAGGTTCTTTAAAACGCCTCTGTACAGAAAACTTGTCAAATCTCAGGAATATTTAGAAAA AATATGCATGGATATACTACTAAACAGAATAAATTTTTACGAGAAAGAAAATGATGATGCTGAAAAATCATTGCTGGATGCATTTATTAGGTTGCCTAATATAGATATGAAAGATTTAATTGGTGTCATGGTGGATATTTTAATGGCAGCAATAGacacg accTCTTATTCTACGAGTTTTGCTTTATACCATATGGCACAAAACCAAGAATGCCAAAACTTATTTTTCGAAGAAGTGTCAAAGCTTCTCCCTACAGAAGAGACTGAAGTGACTGCTGATCTTTTATCGAAAGCGGTGTATGTTAGAAGCTGCCTTAAAGAAAGTCTACGTCTGAATCCCGTCTCTATAGGGGTAGGGAGAGTTTTACAGAATGAAATGGTATTGAAGGGATTTATGATACCTAAGGGG ACGGTGATAGTGGCTCAAAACATGGTGGCGTCTCGATTGCCACAATATTTTAAGGATCCATTACGCTTCAAGCCTGAGAGATGGATTCGTGATtcagaaaattttgaaaacattcATCCATTTTTAAGCTTGCCTTTTGGATTTGGCCCCCGTTCGTGCATAGCGAGACGTTTGGCTGAACAAAATATGTGCATCACTTTAATACGG TTGAttcgaaaatataaaattacatgGATGGGAGGTGAACTCGGTGTAAAGACTCTGTTAATTAACAAACCTGATCAACCGATTTCCTTATCTTTTACtcctagatttttataa